A window of Candidatus Hydrogenedens sp. genomic DNA:
TACAGGCTTATGGTAAAAGAATGGTTTTTTTTCATGAATTTCTTGAAAGGCTTTACCGATACGGGTATAGGCAACGGGATCCAGCGTGCCATCAAAACCTAACTTATCCACCATCGTTACGAAGGAACCATGAGCAAATAATGTTAATAATTCCCAGCGAATATCATTTAAAGGGCGTGTTGTTTGGTCATGATACATTCGCACCCCTCGCTGTATAGCCACCTGAACTCGTTGATGGGGCACCGCAGAACGATAAAACTCTGCATTAAGCCCAACGGTTAAAGCACTAAATCCCCAGATACCGGTTTCACCAGTAATAAAATCGCCATTTTTGCCATGTTGAACGGGGCGTTGACCTACTTCAAAACTGAAGGGAGGGTTGCCATGATAGTTAAAGTCCACAGAAACTCTTGGATCACGGTTTTTAATGTATTCATATAGTTTTTTTTCAAATTGTTCACTACTTTTATAGCGGAATTCTAAAAATGTTTTCCATGTATCATCCCAGGTAATAGAGGTTGGTATTTCTAATCCGTATTGTTCTTGGAACATTTTTTTACATACAGGACAGGCACAACCATAGGGAGGTCCAAACCCCTGGTCTATCATGTCAATATGAAATCCATGAACTCCATAATCCATAATTTCGTCGATAATTTGCTTCATTACCTCAAGGTAGCCTGAGTTGTAGCAAAATCGATGATAAATAGGTTTCCCTTCAAGGTCGTGCATTAGAAATTCTGGATGTTGTTCAATATAATGTCCTCCTTGTTGAACAACACAATAAGCAATTACGGGCATATTATATTTTTTTGCCTCTTCGATGGCTTCTTTCAATGGGTCACGGTCTTTTAATCCTGGTGCCTTGATTAGAATTTTTGAGTTGTAATACGCATAATCTCCATCTCTAACCCATATAACAACGTAATCACAATTGGCTTGATGGCATTTCCGAACAATTTCTGTGGTGTCCAATTTAGAACAGTATCGCTCATCGTTGATACTGGAAAAACCCCATTGTGCCCCTGTTGGACCGACTTCCATTCCGACCATTGCTTCTTCAAACCACGGTGTAGAAGAAGCCCATTGGGTAAAACATAAGTAAACAACAAAAAATGGTATCCACATTCTCATGAAATGTTTTTCTCCTAATATAACTTCGTTTTTATTAACTTAATTGTTATCTGTTGTTACACAGGTAGCAAATTGAGTGGAGGTACTCTCCCCCAGACTTTCTCGATAGTGAACCCTTCAGCATAAAGTACACCCGCTTGCAATCCGCGGAACTTTGCTGTGGTTTCTATCATAACGAAGGGGTCTGTAATATGATGTCCTTTTAACCACTTATACTGACTTTCATGACAGGCAAGCATTGCTTTTTTTGTTTCGAAATATTCTGTAATGTCAATATAAATTTCGGGTTGTGATTTAAGCCCTAAAATTGTGTCCATATAATAAATGGGCGTAATTTTTTCGTGAGCAGGTTTGCCAGTCTTATAATTTGGCAATGTTGCTGAAAAAGCGGAGTCGAAAACTAATTGCTGGGTGATAATGTGGTCTGTCATATAATCATGTGGGCTATGTGTGATAATCAGGTCGGGCTTTGCATATCGAACAATATCTGTAACTTTTGCTCTCATTTCCTGAGTAAAAAGGACGCCTAAGTCATCACAAATGGGACCTAAAACTTCCGCATGAATAAGTTCGCCGGCTTTCTTGGCTTCTCCATCACGGATTTCTGCTAACTGTTGCATAGGTATATCTTTGCCACCCATATTTCCATTGCACAGATGAGCCATAAATACGTTATGCCCCATTTTAGAATACTTTGCTAATGTTCCTCCGCAGAGGATTTCAAGGTCGTCGGGATGTGCACCAACAGCAAGGATATTCATGTTATATCACTCCCTCTAATTAGTTACACTCAGGAATTAACGGTCCTGCTAATTCTTTTAGGAAGAATAGATTTCCTGGTAGTGTTGGCATAAAGCTACTTGGAACCCACATGTCTGGACCGTAACGTAACGTAACCCATAGACTCATTCCTTGCCACATCATACCTCTACCTAATGTTCCATCTGCACCGCCAATAATTTTATCCGCTTTAAGGAATATACCAGGACCAATAGTATTAGCAAAACATGGAACTAATGTTGTTCTGCTTTTGAAACTGGTAATTGCATTTTGTTCGATAGTTAATGGATGCAATTTAGCACCAAGTCGATAGTCTTGCTTCTTCCACTCCTCCACAGATTTAAATTCTCCCGCAAAATGTGGTTCCCAAAATGCAATATGGAACACTCTACCAATTCCAAATACAAGGATAAGCTTCGCTCCTTTATCTTTTAATTCTCCGATTTTCTCAGGATATCTCGGCAAAAGTTTTTTTGTTGCAAAAAATCTCTGTTTTTCTGGCACGGTTAGTTTTCCTAAGGGGCCATAGAATGCATCTTCCATTGCGTTCTGAAATGCACCAGCTGATTTTGGTGGTAATGTATTACCATCCTTATCGCTCCATTCATCCATATTAAATCCCCATACATGTTTACAATCCACACCCCATTCTTGCAGGAAATATACAACCCATTTGTACATACCCATTGGTCCGACAGGCAAAATTAATATAATTTCTTTGCCTTCTTCTTTACTGGCACAAATTTCATACGCTATTTTATGACCGATTTTTACATTAAATTCTTCTAATGTTTCGCACATAATTGGTTCAAAATGTTTGTTCCACCATCTTTGACGTTCTAATACTTTTGAGGGTGGATTTGCACAACATTTTTCAATCTTTTTCAAGTCCCATCCTTTTGGAAAGAATTGTTCAAGAAGTGAGCCTTTTAGCGTATCCAGTAAGTTCATAATTGTTCCTTTCATTCGTTGCTAATTTTAATTTAAAAATATGTATTACTTATAGAGTATACCCTCACGCATTGCTACTTTCAAATTTTATAGGTGAGTTGAAGCATTGAAGAAGTAGGGATATTGGATTGAGATATTTCTAAATAAAAGATGCTAATCTTTTCTTATTTGGGTTCCGTTAGAATTGTTTTTATTGTCGAACGGAGTATTGGATTTTGCTGGCTTTGGTTAATCCATATAGGAGATTGCTTGTAATAGAATTTAATGAGGTTTTTTCCCCAATCTCCTTGCTGGCCTAACCACGAACGAATTTGGCGGAAGAATAGAAGTTGTTCCGATTTTTGGGAAAATATTGTTTTTAAGAAGCAACTTCCACTACAATCTGCTCGCTCTTCGCATTTTGTTCCAGGCTTTAGGTAACATTGAATCAGCGGGTAGAAGTATCTGAAGGAGGCAAAGTAATCATAATTTCTCGAACGGTCTCTACAATTATGTGTTGGACCATTACTTAGCATTCCAACGAGTTGGTAATTGAAATCTTTGCAAAATGCACCGGAACCGCTGGAACCTTGGGACGTAACGCCTTCATCCCATAAGACTTCAATTGTGTGGTATCTTATCTCGGCACACAGTGAATCCATACAGCTTTCAGTATCTGTTTTGGTAATTTTCCCGATAGCAGATTTTAAGGCAGTCCCTTCTAAATGGTGTGCTCCGTAGAAGGTCATGCCAGAAGTTAGTTCGTTAGAACTCCATCCTGCATAGGCACGACCGTAATTACCAATAGGTATATCTCCTATTAATTTAATCAGCTGACCATCAATGCATTCGCTTTCTACAAGATTAATCGCTCCTGTGGTAACAGGACAGGTATCTGGGTCTGGAAACGGGAAGCCTGAACAATCCTTTGCACGGTAATCCCAAATGACCTGGATGGCTGACCAACGAATGTTTGTATCTGCGAAGCAATGATGGGCT
This region includes:
- a CDS encoding family 10 glycosylhydrolase, which translates into the protein MRMWIPFFVVYLCFTQWASSTPWFEEAMVGMEVGPTGAQWGFSSINDERYCSKLDTTEIVRKCHQANCDYVVIWVRDGDYAYYNSKILIKAPGLKDRDPLKEAIEEAKKYNMPVIAYCVVQQGGHYIEQHPEFLMHDLEGKPIYHRFCYNSGYLEVMKQIIDEIMDYGVHGFHIDMIDQGFGPPYGCACPVCKKMFQEQYGLEIPTSITWDDTWKTFLEFRYKSSEQFEKKLYEYIKNRDPRVSVDFNYHGNPPFSFEVGQRPVQHGKNGDFITGETGIWGFSALTVGLNAEFYRSAVPHQRVQVAIQRGVRMYHDQTTRPLNDIRWELLTLFAHGSFVTMVDKLGFDGTLDPVAYTRIGKAFQEIHEKKPFFYHKPVYEVGIYFSSKTRDWVAREIPSTYFASFQGTHKAMVYEHIPWGILLDENCTYEKLAQFPLVILPNVGILSSEEITIFTQYVHHGGNLLITGLTGCYDDLGNIGIYNLEQLTGCKFVSKLDSEDNWISLEPTQSKEEEQLAKEIEHAHINEKDYKNSDTMPVLVRGPAGIFEPTSAKAVGKLWKPYRTQRQIEGKEGTDLPMSPETVVGPAIFINQVGKGMVLTWTCSPDYALGSEYALPECRKLLVNTVRYLNPNPDIQISAPTCVETIVLHKPENNGYYVHCIAYPSPPQTIPMRNRPYVLPSLIEDTPCFYLTITTLNPIQSATANNKTTQIEKISNTKIKAFITELHEIITLKQ
- a CDS encoding PIG-L family deacetylase, giving the protein MNILAVGAHPDDLEILCGGTLAKYSKMGHNVFMAHLCNGNMGGKDIPMQQLAEIRDGEAKKAGELIHAEVLGPICDDLGVLFTQEMRAKVTDIVRYAKPDLIITHSPHDYMTDHIITQQLVFDSAFSATLPNYKTGKPAHEKITPIYYMDTILGLKSQPEIYIDITEYFETKKAMLACHESQYKWLKGHHITDPFVMIETTAKFRGLQAGVLYAEGFTIEKVWGRVPPLNLLPV
- a CDS encoding glucosamine-6-phosphate isomerase, which codes for MNLLDTLKGSLLEQFFPKGWDLKKIEKCCANPPSKVLERQRWWNKHFEPIMCETLEEFNVKIGHKIAYEICASKEEGKEIILILPVGPMGMYKWVVYFLQEWGVDCKHVWGFNMDEWSDKDGNTLPPKSAGAFQNAMEDAFYGPLGKLTVPEKQRFFATKKLLPRYPEKIGELKDKGAKLILVFGIGRVFHIAFWEPHFAGEFKSVEEWKKQDYRLGAKLHPLTIEQNAITSFKSRTTLVPCFANTIGPGIFLKADKIIGGADGTLGRGMMWQGMSLWVTLRYGPDMWVPSSFMPTLPGNLFFLKELAGPLIPECN